In Sinorhizobium numidicum, the following proteins share a genomic window:
- the nhaA gene encoding Na+/H+ antiporter NhaA, whose product MNDGLSRLPREPADRLTKPFMRFLRIEATAGIVLLLSTLLALGLANTAWSSSFLALWEMPAGARVGDIEISRSLKHWINDGLMTLFFFVIALELKRELVLGELRNPRMAALPVAAAFGGMAVPAGLFSLLVGGGPGASGWTTVMSTDTAFVIGCLAVLGSRIPGSLRLFLLSLAIFDDVGAILVVAIGYGETLNWLALGTAGLGLVVVAGIARLGIRSIPVYFAIGGGIWLAFDASGVHATLTGVILGLMTPARSWVSDTRLHAILDRVSAHPRGDHGSRDTAARSDLHRAGVATREALSPIERLEITLHPWVAFVIMPLFALSNAGVPIADANFDIPLTIAIVAAFVVGKPVGIVLFSFLAVNLRFGTRPSELPWSLLVAGSLLTGIGFTMALFIAELAFEPELLNSVKLGVLGASVISATLGFLALTWLTSPGRRQ is encoded by the coding sequence ATGAATGACGGCCTCTCACGGTTGCCCAGGGAACCCGCAGATCGGCTCACCAAGCCGTTCATGCGGTTTCTCCGCATCGAGGCTACGGCGGGCATTGTCCTGTTGCTCAGCACACTCTTGGCGCTGGGCCTCGCAAACACAGCGTGGTCGTCGTCGTTTCTCGCCTTGTGGGAGATGCCTGCGGGCGCCAGAGTTGGCGACATTGAGATCTCCCGTTCGCTGAAGCACTGGATAAACGACGGTCTGATGACGCTCTTTTTCTTCGTCATCGCCCTTGAGCTGAAGCGCGAGCTGGTGCTGGGGGAGTTACGCAACCCGCGTATGGCCGCTTTACCTGTCGCCGCTGCTTTCGGCGGGATGGCGGTGCCGGCCGGTCTGTTTTCGCTGCTTGTCGGCGGCGGGCCGGGTGCGAGCGGCTGGACCACCGTGATGTCCACCGATACGGCCTTCGTCATCGGGTGCCTTGCCGTGCTCGGTTCGCGCATACCAGGGAGCTTGCGGCTGTTCCTGCTCTCTCTTGCGATCTTCGACGACGTCGGCGCTATCCTGGTCGTGGCGATCGGCTATGGCGAAACCTTGAATTGGCTTGCACTCGGAACCGCCGGTCTCGGCCTTGTCGTCGTAGCTGGAATCGCGCGTCTGGGCATCCGCAGCATTCCCGTCTATTTCGCGATAGGTGGCGGCATTTGGCTGGCGTTCGACGCATCGGGCGTTCACGCGACGCTCACCGGAGTGATTCTTGGATTAATGACGCCGGCGCGCAGCTGGGTAAGCGACACTCGCCTCCATGCGATCCTCGACCGCGTGAGCGCCCATCCGCGCGGCGACCATGGGAGCCGCGACACGGCGGCACGCAGCGACCTCCATCGGGCAGGCGTCGCGACCCGCGAAGCACTGTCGCCGATCGAGCGTCTCGAGATCACTCTCCATCCCTGGGTCGCATTCGTGATCATGCCGCTTTTTGCCCTCTCTAACGCGGGCGTCCCGATAGCGGACGCAAACTTCGACATTCCCCTCACGATCGCAATTGTCGCGGCCTTCGTGGTCGGCAAGCCCGTTGGCATTGTGCTCTTCAGTTTCCTCGCCGTGAACCTGCGCTTCGGGACTCGTCCCAGCGAGCTACCGTGGAGCCTGCTGGTGGCCGGAAGCCTGCTGACCGGGATCGGCTTCACCATGGCTCTGTTCATTGCCGAGCTTGCTTTCGAGCCCGAGCTTCTGAACTCCGTCAAGCTCGGCGTTCTCGGCGCTTCCGTTATCTCAGCAACCCTCGGTTTCCTGGCGCTGACCTGGCTGACGTCTCCTGGCAGACGACAATAA
- a CDS encoding SLC13 family permease: protein MTQAQVFAFAILIGLMVAFIWGRLRYDLIAVLALLAAVFTGIVPHQAAFSGFGDDIVIIVASALVVSAAIERSGVIEVFLHRVAPSVTSVQGQVVILVTTVSVLSVFIKNIGALAMMIPVAFQMARRSKASPSAFLMPMAFGSLLGGLTTLVGTSPNIVVSRMREELTGRPFNMFDFTPVGIGLAAAGVVFLAFGYRLLPGEREAVPTMEKALNIKDYMTEARITAKSTVLGKSISHLSTLLDEEVLVTGLVRNRVERLIPLPDVVLRQGDIVLLEGDPQALERGIRRARLELEGHDRPTEAKGVDEEIAGIEVVIGPKSVLIGQTAKRLALHERFNINLLAVSRSSKRFTERLRDIALRPGDVLVLKGDLVLLPTRLMELGLLPLAGREIRLGNPRKGLVPVVVLAGAMVLTALDLLPVATAFFTASVLTVLLGSLSLREAYEAVDWPILIMLGALIPVSDSIRTTGGADLIAGGLAQFSNTLPPYGALAMIMVAAMAATPFLNNAATVLVVAPIAVTLAQRLGYNPDAFLMAVAVGAACDFLTPVGHQCNTLVLGPGGYRFGDYWKLGLPLSFIVVLLGVPLILLFWPPV, encoded by the coding sequence ATGACACAAGCTCAGGTTTTCGCCTTCGCCATTCTGATCGGCCTGATGGTCGCTTTCATATGGGGACGGCTCCGCTACGACCTCATTGCAGTTCTCGCGTTGCTTGCCGCAGTTTTCACCGGCATCGTGCCGCACCAGGCAGCGTTCTCCGGCTTCGGAGACGACATTGTCATCATTGTAGCCAGCGCGCTTGTCGTAAGCGCCGCGATTGAGCGCAGTGGTGTCATAGAGGTATTCCTCCATCGCGTGGCGCCCAGCGTGACCTCCGTGCAGGGTCAGGTTGTTATTCTCGTGACGACCGTCTCGGTTCTCTCCGTCTTCATCAAGAACATCGGCGCGCTGGCGATGATGATCCCAGTCGCGTTCCAGATGGCACGCCGGTCGAAAGCTTCCCCTTCGGCCTTTCTCATGCCGATGGCTTTCGGTTCCTTGCTTGGCGGGCTCACTACCCTCGTTGGGACATCACCGAATATTGTCGTGTCCCGAATGCGCGAGGAACTGACGGGCCGCCCTTTCAACATGTTCGATTTCACCCCTGTCGGCATAGGTCTCGCCGCAGCGGGAGTAGTCTTTCTGGCGTTTGGCTATCGGCTGCTTCCGGGGGAACGTGAGGCAGTCCCGACAATGGAGAAGGCGCTGAACATCAAGGACTACATGACAGAGGCTCGCATCACTGCGAAGTCGACGGTTCTCGGCAAGTCGATCAGTCATTTGTCGACCTTGTTGGACGAGGAGGTCCTTGTCACCGGCCTTGTTCGCAACCGGGTCGAGCGCCTGATTCCACTGCCGGACGTCGTCCTTCGTCAGGGCGATATCGTTCTGTTGGAAGGAGACCCTCAAGCGCTGGAGCGAGGCATCAGGCGCGCGCGTCTGGAACTGGAGGGGCACGACCGCCCCACGGAAGCAAAGGGAGTAGACGAGGAGATTGCCGGAATTGAGGTGGTGATCGGCCCGAAATCAGTCTTGATCGGGCAAACCGCCAAGCGCTTGGCGCTGCATGAACGCTTCAATATCAATCTGCTCGCAGTAAGCCGGAGCAGCAAGCGCTTCACCGAGCGTTTGCGCGACATCGCGTTAAGACCAGGCGACGTTCTCGTTTTGAAGGGCGATCTGGTTCTTCTTCCGACCAGGCTGATGGAACTCGGTCTTCTTCCCTTGGCCGGGCGTGAGATCCGCTTGGGGAATCCGCGAAAGGGCCTGGTTCCGGTGGTGGTCCTGGCTGGTGCCATGGTGCTAACGGCATTAGACCTGCTGCCCGTTGCCACGGCTTTCTTTACGGCTTCTGTCCTGACGGTACTGCTCGGTTCACTTTCGCTTCGGGAAGCTTACGAGGCTGTCGATTGGCCCATCCTGATCATGCTCGGCGCTCTCATTCCCGTCAGCGACTCGATCCGTACGACCGGTGGCGCCGACCTTATCGCCGGCGGCCTCGCTCAGTTTTCCAACACCTTGCCCCCCTACGGCGCCCTTGCAATGATCATGGTGGCAGCAATGGCGGCGACGCCGTTTCTGAACAATGCAGCCACCGTTCTCGTAGTTGCCCCGATCGCGGTAACCCTTGCTCAGCGCCTTGGCTACAATCCGGACGCCTTTCTGATGGCAGTCGCGGTGGGGGCGGCTTGCGATTTTCTCACCCCTGTTGGACACCAGTGCAACACTTTGGTGCTGGGTCCCGGCGGTTATCGCTTCGGCGACTATTGGAAGTTGGGGCTACCGCTCTCGTTCATTGTAGTCTTGCTGGGCGTGCCTCTGATCCTGTTGTTTTGGCCGCCCGTCTAG
- a CDS encoding DUF1476 domain-containing protein, with protein MNSIRDRQEGFEKKFAMDEELKFKAMARRNKLLGLWAAEKLGKTGADADAYAKEVVRADFEEAGDIDVFRKVRADFDAAGVAQSDQQIRVVMDELLATAVDQIRDT; from the coding sequence ATGAACAGCATAAGGGACCGTCAGGAAGGCTTCGAAAAGAAGTTCGCGATGGACGAGGAGTTGAAGTTCAAGGCGATGGCACGGCGCAACAAGCTGCTTGGCCTGTGGGCCGCTGAAAAGCTCGGTAAAACCGGCGCGGACGCCGACGCCTATGCGAAGGAGGTGGTCCGCGCGGACTTCGAAGAAGCAGGGGACATCGATGTTTTCCGCAAGGTGCGCGCCGATTTCGACGCGGCTGGTGTCGCCCAGTCCGATCAACAGATTCGCGTCGTCATGGATGAATTGCTGGCGACCGCTGTCGACCAGATCAGGGACACCTGA
- a CDS encoding FecR domain-containing protein encodes MRKLKWGVAALAALGNVLPSAAEVLPRAAQPEGSVISRKFGEEIRFIEIEDWRSVEVRQDLLAGDTLRTNASGSLALLFSDDTQMRMGRNTTLLVKKIGQGSDSELELQSGVIWARAKRGGSGLTVDTPSATAAIRGTDWTLRVSGNGDTTLSVLEGSVELKNAQGAVTVNQGEGAFAAIGQAPRKYILVDLKEREQVLLYSELRNVFVSLPTSGMGGRETRDERGRILAIPPARRSSQDWLALAEAALSSDGRAAAKDALAHLHRPLAAGLEARAKLVEAMIAGLELRYADASRLFAAALPALPQNRKASALYGRWFADSLANPDQEIPRPAEGAYADDPTAAMMKAATASHVLGPAEAIEILRAAERRFPDDARLPAMRADLAYQLDRRDEVKEALARASAIDPEEPAYLLVSARFRATVSSDLDGALGDLKRAAKIAPGDDAVWNELGIVQSDRNAIVEADAAHRRATELNPENAVLHANYARFLMDNDQMAAAKSEIDKAEALDPHSYAVLAAKGRYLLRIGKTEEGEKTLLEASAANPTYGDSLIGLAIGSYQLGAEEEAAQALDNADRLDPDNPSIPLIRSGIAVDQYRADEAIIEAREALRRRQARGGYYSGYDANRQVSSFVGIALDNIGLNEWSQYYSDRSYDPFRSTTYLDEAAGGRVSPFVGFSPLVSPSERTQAGSSTASSNLQALLLDPLAVASPTIRNPLERTKFFEAAIGGGPIWQDGELGWKSDILVQGTSYAPLPISYYLQAEALRPESPRTNDRDDITGANFAVGIHPTIEDNVYLFGDMVELDAGFPGQTWSPHPFDTRETRFANLGVGWSHTFGDRNLLQAFGVIGDSDVDQSIDLFDEFGPYRVEQETEEETATIGVSHLYGVGPVTLRYGAETGRFHTRDSAIYTDLLTGGVFRVDRFSAKGNATRAYADATWDISEDLQLQGGVFVNWLDTDDCPCVDPRIGIAWSPVDNHWLRALYREDTQFSSNYTLAPVSTVGLTPLELPLFIGGNSKTAAFRWEAEWSERFFTSVEYQHQRFDGLSLDIPDLLGSFDTTTGEIDRVNVSGNYWIGEGLGAFGSFTWNHSEDLSFGSNGDFGVPLVPDYLAQVGLTFVHPSRVKATVAQTFIGERVGAQFGIELSSYTTTDAAISWESPSGHLELSLQLLNAFDNDFELAFGIPGPGRAVLGTVRAKF; translated from the coding sequence ATGCGCAAGCTAAAGTGGGGCGTTGCCGCGTTAGCGGCACTGGGGAACGTGTTGCCATCTGCAGCCGAGGTTTTGCCGCGCGCGGCACAACCCGAAGGCTCGGTGATTTCTCGCAAATTCGGCGAGGAAATTCGCTTCATCGAAATAGAAGATTGGCGCAGCGTCGAGGTCAGACAGGATCTGCTCGCCGGCGATACTCTGCGTACGAACGCCTCCGGCAGCCTTGCGCTGCTCTTTTCCGACGACACGCAGATGCGTATGGGGCGCAACACAACCCTCCTCGTCAAGAAGATCGGCCAGGGTTCCGACAGCGAGCTCGAGCTGCAATCCGGTGTCATTTGGGCCCGGGCGAAGCGCGGCGGCAGTGGTCTGACCGTCGATACACCGTCGGCGACCGCTGCTATTCGCGGTACCGACTGGACGCTGCGCGTGAGCGGAAACGGAGACACGACGCTCTCGGTGCTTGAAGGCAGCGTGGAGCTCAAGAATGCGCAAGGGGCGGTGACGGTCAATCAGGGGGAGGGCGCCTTTGCGGCAATTGGACAGGCGCCGCGCAAATACATCCTCGTTGACCTCAAGGAGCGCGAACAGGTCCTGCTTTATTCCGAGTTGCGCAATGTCTTCGTGAGCTTACCGACAAGCGGCATGGGCGGGCGCGAGACACGTGATGAGCGGGGTCGCATTCTGGCGATACCACCGGCTCGGCGAAGCAGCCAGGACTGGCTGGCGCTTGCCGAAGCCGCGCTTTCAAGTGATGGGCGCGCGGCTGCCAAGGACGCGCTTGCACATCTTCACCGCCCCTTAGCCGCCGGCCTGGAGGCGCGGGCGAAGCTCGTTGAAGCGATGATTGCGGGTTTGGAGTTGCGCTATGCCGACGCGAGCCGCCTCTTTGCCGCCGCTCTGCCGGCACTGCCGCAAAATCGAAAGGCTTCAGCGCTCTATGGCCGCTGGTTCGCCGATTCCTTGGCCAATCCTGATCAGGAGATCCCGCGACCGGCAGAGGGCGCCTATGCCGACGATCCGACCGCAGCGATGATGAAGGCTGCAACCGCCTCCCACGTGCTCGGGCCTGCCGAAGCGATCGAGATATTGAGGGCGGCCGAACGCCGCTTTCCCGACGATGCACGCCTGCCGGCGATGCGTGCCGATCTCGCCTATCAGCTCGACCGTCGCGACGAGGTGAAAGAAGCGCTTGCCCGCGCCAGCGCGATCGATCCGGAAGAGCCGGCTTATCTCCTCGTCAGTGCGCGCTTCCGCGCGACTGTTTCCAGCGATCTCGACGGCGCGCTCGGCGACCTGAAACGTGCGGCGAAGATCGCCCCCGGCGACGATGCGGTGTGGAACGAGCTCGGCATCGTTCAGAGCGACCGCAATGCGATCGTCGAGGCTGATGCCGCCCATCGCCGAGCCACTGAGTTGAACCCGGAAAATGCCGTCTTGCACGCAAATTATGCGCGCTTCCTGATGGACAACGATCAGATGGCTGCGGCCAAATCAGAAATCGATAAGGCCGAGGCGCTGGATCCTCATTCTTATGCGGTTCTCGCGGCCAAAGGCCGCTATCTTCTGAGAATCGGCAAAACCGAGGAAGGCGAGAAGACCCTTCTCGAGGCCTCTGCCGCCAACCCGACCTATGGCGACAGTCTTATCGGCCTCGCGATCGGCAGTTATCAACTTGGGGCCGAGGAGGAGGCGGCCCAGGCGCTCGACAACGCCGACAGGTTGGATCCGGATAATCCATCCATTCCGTTAATCCGCTCCGGTATTGCCGTCGACCAATATCGCGCTGACGAGGCGATCATTGAGGCTCGCGAAGCGCTGCGCCGCCGGCAGGCCCGTGGTGGCTACTATTCCGGATATGACGCAAATCGGCAGGTGTCCTCCTTTGTCGGCATCGCCCTCGACAATATCGGACTGAACGAATGGAGCCAGTATTACTCGGACCGTTCCTATGATCCCTTCAGATCGACCACCTATCTGGATGAAGCTGCCGGCGGGCGAGTCAGTCCGTTTGTGGGTTTCTCGCCCTTGGTTTCACCTAGCGAACGCACGCAGGCGGGCAGTTCGACGGCTTCTTCAAACTTGCAGGCCCTTCTGCTTGACCCGCTCGCCGTCGCGTCTCCGACAATTCGAAACCCGCTCGAGCGGACCAAGTTTTTCGAAGCGGCTATTGGTGGCGGCCCCATCTGGCAGGATGGCGAGCTCGGGTGGAAGAGCGATATCCTCGTGCAGGGCACGAGCTACGCGCCGCTGCCTATAAGCTACTATCTGCAGGCGGAAGCGCTGCGACCCGAGAGCCCGCGCACGAACGATCGCGATGACATCACCGGCGCAAATTTTGCTGTCGGCATACATCCGACCATCGAGGACAATGTCTACCTGTTTGGCGACATGGTCGAGCTCGACGCAGGGTTTCCCGGCCAGACGTGGTCCCCGCACCCGTTCGACACGAGAGAAACTCGATTCGCCAACCTTGGGGTCGGCTGGAGCCATACGTTTGGCGACCGCAATCTTCTGCAGGCGTTCGGCGTCATCGGCGACTCCGACGTGGACCAGAGTATCGATTTGTTCGACGAATTCGGCCCATACCGGGTCGAGCAAGAAACGGAAGAGGAAACCGCAACGATCGGCGTCAGCCATCTATACGGAGTCGGGCCCGTCACGCTGCGGTACGGTGCCGAAACCGGCCGCTTCCATACGCGCGACTCCGCGATTTATACGGATCTGTTGACGGGAGGCGTCTTTCGCGTTGATCGATTTTCCGCCAAAGGCAATGCAACGCGCGCCTATGCCGACGCCACCTGGGACATTTCGGAGGATCTCCAGCTCCAGGGTGGCGTTTTTGTGAACTGGCTGGACACCGACGATTGTCCATGCGTCGACCCGCGCATCGGCATTGCCTGGTCGCCGGTGGACAATCATTGGCTGCGCGCCCTCTACCGTGAGGACACACAGTTTTCCTCGAACTACACGCTGGCGCCAGTATCCACCGTCGGCTTGACGCCGCTCGAGCTGCCGTTGTTCATCGGCGGGAACTCAAAAACTGCTGCGTTTCGATGGGAGGCCGAATGGTCGGAGCGGTTTTTCACTTCCGTAGAGTACCAGCATCAGCGGTTTGACGGTCTTTCGCTCGATATCCCAGACCTGCTTGGAAGCTTCGATACGACCACCGGCGAGATCGATCGGGTCAACGTCAGCGGCAATTACTGGATCGGCGAGGGTCTTGGTGCCTTCGGCTCATTCACATGGAACCACAGCGAGGATCTCAGCTTCGGCAGCAACGGAGATTTCGGTGTCCCGCTGGTGCCGGACTATCTTGCCCAGGTCGGGCTGACGTTCGTGCATCCCTCGCGGGTGAAGGCAACCGTAGCGCAGACATTCATCGGAGAACGCGTCGGCGCACAGTTCGGCATCGAGTTGTCGTCATACACGACCACCGATGCCGCCATCAGTTGGGAGTCGCCAAGTGGCCATTTGGAGCTCAGCCTGCAATTGCTGAACGCGTTCGACAATGATTTCGAACTGGCCTTTGGCATCCCAGGTCCGGGCCGCGCCGTCTTGGGCACGGTCAGGGCGAAGTTTTAA
- a CDS encoding tripartite tricarboxylate transporter permease, which produces MATFDFLLQGLLVAAQPMNLLYALIGVTLGTAVGVLPGIGPALTVALLLPVTYKLDPGGSLIMFAGIYYGGMYGGSTTSILLNTPGESSSIVTALEGNKMARAGRGGPALATAAIGSFVAGLIATLALAFIAPYIVRLALVFGPREYFALMVLAFVTVSSAFGDSTLRGLTSLFIGLTLAVIGIDQLTGQARLSFGVPDLLDGIEVTTLAVAMFAIGETLFIAAQGDKGPDKVEAVRGSVWMSGIDWARSWKPWLRGTFIGFPIGAMPAGGAEIGTFLSYATEKRLTKHPEEFGNGAIEGVAGPEAANNASAAGTLVPLLTLGLPTTATAAIMLAGFQQYGLQPGPLLFATNPQLVWGLIASLLIANFMLLVLNLPLIGLWVKLLTIPKPWLYAGILLFATLGTIGANPSVFELGMLLAFGFLGYVMRVFGYPIAPVVVGLILGPLAEQQLRRALSISQGDITVLFTSPIAAVLLVIAALALVVPLILRARGRGQVLAQLAASED; this is translated from the coding sequence ATGGCTACTTTCGATTTCCTGTTGCAGGGACTGCTGGTCGCTGCCCAGCCGATGAACCTCCTCTACGCCCTGATCGGCGTGACGCTCGGCACCGCAGTCGGCGTCCTGCCCGGCATCGGCCCGGCTCTGACGGTCGCGCTCCTCTTACCCGTGACCTACAAGCTCGATCCGGGCGGTTCGCTCATCATGTTCGCCGGCATCTATTATGGCGGCATGTATGGCGGCTCGACGACGTCGATCCTGCTCAACACTCCGGGTGAAAGCTCCTCGATCGTCACCGCGCTCGAAGGCAACAAGATGGCGCGCGCCGGACGTGGCGGCCCGGCCTTGGCGACAGCCGCGATCGGCTCCTTCGTCGCCGGCCTCATCGCAACCTTGGCGCTCGCCTTCATTGCCCCCTACATCGTCAGACTCGCGCTCGTCTTCGGGCCACGCGAATATTTCGCACTGATGGTGCTTGCCTTCGTCACGGTCTCCTCAGCCTTCGGGGATTCGACACTTCGCGGCCTCACCTCGCTTTTTATCGGTCTTACGCTGGCCGTCATCGGCATCGATCAACTGACCGGCCAGGCGCGTTTGTCTTTCGGCGTCCCTGATCTGCTCGACGGCATCGAAGTGACGACGCTCGCGGTTGCGATGTTTGCCATCGGCGAAACGCTCTTCATCGCCGCCCAGGGCGACAAGGGGCCGGACAAGGTGGAGGCCGTCCGCGGTTCGGTCTGGATGAGCGGCATCGACTGGGCGCGCTCCTGGAAGCCCTGGCTGCGCGGCACATTCATCGGTTTTCCGATCGGCGCGATGCCCGCCGGCGGCGCCGAGATCGGCACCTTCCTCTCCTATGCTACCGAGAAGCGTCTGACGAAGCATCCGGAGGAATTCGGCAATGGCGCCATCGAAGGCGTCGCCGGTCCGGAAGCCGCGAACAACGCGTCCGCCGCCGGTACGCTGGTGCCGCTGCTGACGCTCGGCCTGCCGACGACGGCGACGGCTGCGATCATGCTGGCTGGCTTCCAGCAATATGGTCTGCAGCCGGGCCCGCTGCTTTTTGCCACGAACCCGCAGCTCGTCTGGGGGCTGATCGCCAGCCTGCTGATTGCCAACTTCATGCTGCTCGTCCTGAACCTGCCGCTGATCGGGCTCTGGGTGAAGCTTCTGACGATCCCGAAGCCATGGCTCTATGCCGGCATTCTCCTGTTTGCGACGCTCGGCACCATCGGCGCCAACCCGTCGGTATTCGAGCTCGGCATGTTGCTTGCTTTCGGATTTCTCGGCTATGTCATGCGTGTCTTCGGCTACCCGATCGCGCCGGTCGTTGTCGGCCTGATCCTTGGGCCGCTTGCCGAACAGCAGCTGCGCCGTGCGCTTTCGATCAGCCAGGGTGATATCACCGTGCTCTTCACCTCGCCGATCGCCGCCGTGCTTCTGGTGATTGCCGCCCTGGCTTTGGTCGTGCCGCTGATCCTCAGGGCGCGCGGGCGCGGCCAGGTGCTTGCGCAACTCGCCGCCAGCGAAGACTGA
- a CDS encoding tripartite tricarboxylate transporter TctB family protein produces the protein MTKGTNPSAETRRPDRAALIIAAVLAAIAGLIFWDVSRLSGLAGYSQIGPMTVPYAIACCLVVLAIWTAIEGVRGDFSEREEQQFGPVVWIVAGLAAQMLLLNTLGFSIATGILFALTARGFGKRKLWLSLPVGIVICFFVWLIFAKLLQLSLPAGPLERLFF, from the coding sequence ATGACCAAGGGGACCAACCCTTCCGCCGAAACGCGCCGCCCCGATCGGGCGGCGCTCATCATCGCCGCCGTGCTGGCTGCAATCGCGGGGCTCATCTTTTGGGACGTTTCGCGCTTGAGCGGACTTGCTGGCTACTCGCAGATCGGGCCGATGACGGTGCCTTATGCGATTGCCTGCTGTCTCGTCGTTCTTGCGATTTGGACCGCCATCGAAGGGGTGAGGGGCGATTTTTCCGAGCGCGAGGAGCAGCAATTCGGCCCGGTCGTCTGGATCGTCGCCGGACTTGCCGCGCAGATGCTGCTGCTCAATACGCTCGGCTTCTCGATCGCCACCGGCATTCTCTTTGCCCTGACGGCACGTGGCTTCGGCAAGCGCAAGCTCTGGCTCTCCCTGCCGGTCGGCATCGTGATCTGTTTCTTCGTCTGGCTGATCTTCGCCAAGCTCCTGCAATTGTCGCTGCCCGCAGGGCCGCTTGAACGCCTGTTCTTCTAA
- a CDS encoding Bug family tripartite tricarboxylate transporter substrate binding protein has product MKHFFLASILAGALALPAYAADYTIIAPANPGGGWDQTARSLQTVMQQEGISGNVQVQNVPGAGGTIGLAQFASQHKGNPNALLVGGYVMVGAILTNKSPVTLNDVTPIARLTGEYEAIVVPAASEIKTMGDLVEALKKDPGAVSWAGGSAGGTDHIAVGLIAKAAGVDPTKINYIAYSGGGEALAAILGSQVTAGISGYGEFESQVKAGTLRLLAVSSAERLPGIDAPTLKESGLDVVVENWRMVAAAPGLTEEQKAAVTADVEKLAKSAGWQEVLKTKGWQDTYLAGDAFNEQLAKDISATEAVLKDIGLVQ; this is encoded by the coding sequence TTGAAGCACTTTTTTCTGGCATCCATTCTCGCCGGCGCATTGGCACTGCCGGCATACGCGGCCGACTACACGATAATCGCGCCGGCAAATCCCGGCGGCGGATGGGACCAGACGGCCCGTTCGCTGCAGACCGTCATGCAGCAGGAAGGCATTTCCGGCAACGTACAGGTGCAGAACGTCCCGGGCGCCGGCGGCACGATCGGCCTTGCCCAGTTCGCCAGCCAGCACAAGGGTAATCCGAATGCGCTCCTCGTCGGCGGCTACGTGATGGTCGGCGCCATTCTCACCAACAAGTCGCCGGTGACCCTTAACGACGTGACCCCGATCGCACGGCTCACCGGCGAATACGAGGCAATCGTCGTTCCGGCCGCTTCCGAGATCAAGACGATGGGTGACCTCGTCGAAGCGCTGAAGAAGGATCCTGGTGCGGTCTCCTGGGCTGGCGGTTCGGCCGGCGGCACCGACCACATCGCGGTTGGCCTCATTGCCAAGGCTGCAGGCGTCGATCCGACGAAGATCAACTACATCGCCTATTCCGGCGGTGGCGAGGCACTGGCCGCCATTCTCGGCAGCCAGGTGACGGCAGGCATCTCCGGCTATGGCGAATTCGAATCGCAGGTCAAGGCCGGCACGCTCCGCCTTCTTGCGGTATCGAGCGCCGAGCGCCTCCCCGGTATCGATGCGCCGACGCTGAAGGAGTCCGGTCTCGACGTCGTCGTTGAAAACTGGCGGATGGTCGCGGCCGCGCCCGGCCTCACCGAAGAGCAGAAGGCGGCGGTGACGGCCGACGTCGAGAAACTCGCCAAGTCCGCCGGCTGGCAGGAAGTGCTGAAGACCAAAGGTTGGCAGGATACCTATCTCGCCGGCGATGCCTTCAACGAACAACTCGCCAAGGACATTTCCGCGACGGAAGCCGTCCTTAAGGACATCGGGCTGGTACAATGA
- the crcB gene encoding fluoride efflux transporter CrcB → MAYLIVFLGAGIGGAARHGVNQLAAHLFGVAFPFGTLSVNVAGSFVMGVLAEYFALRSGFSQEMRLFLTTGILGGFTTFSTFSLDAISLWERGEWGNAAAYVVISLVLSLAGLLAGLAIIRFLAQGQAA, encoded by the coding sequence ATGGCCTACTTGATTGTGTTCCTTGGCGCGGGAATTGGTGGCGCCGCGCGCCACGGCGTCAACCAGCTGGCCGCGCATCTGTTCGGTGTGGCGTTCCCCTTCGGAACATTATCGGTGAACGTTGCAGGGTCCTTCGTCATGGGTGTTCTGGCCGAGTATTTCGCACTCCGTAGCGGGTTCTCACAGGAGATGCGGTTGTTCCTGACGACGGGCATTCTCGGCGGCTTTACCACCTTTTCGACCTTTTCACTCGACGCAATCAGCCTGTGGGAGCGCGGCGAATGGGGAAACGCCGCGGCGTATGTGGTGATTTCGCTCGTACTCTCCTTAGCCGGACTGCTCGCAGGTCTGGCGATCATTCGCTTTCTTGCTCAGGGGCAAGCGGCATGA